The following is a genomic window from Adhaeribacter radiodurans.
AAGGCGATCGGCCAACGATTGGTACTGTGGTAATTTTTGGTCATCAAATTTGGCTGGGTTACCTGATGATGATAGCCTTGGTGTGGGGTTCGGTGCCCGCCGTTTTTTTAGGTAAAGCCAAATTGCCACTGGCTAAAAAATTACACTCCAAAAATCTTTATACCGATGCAGAAATGCAAAAAGCCGACTGGATGACTGGCTTTGCGGCTATTTTAGGAATTACCGGTATTGGAATGGGCTGGTGGTGGGCCGATGCCGCTGCGGCAGCCATTATTTCATTAGATATAATCCACGATGGCTACAAGAATTTAAAACAATCACTTTTTGATCTTATCGACCAGGTTCCCAAAACAGTAGATAATCAAAAAACCGATCCTATTATTAATCATATTGAAGATTTTTTAAAACAAAAACCCTGGGTGAAAGAAGCCGAAATACGATTGCGCGAAGACGGCCATATTTATTTCGGCGAAGCATTTGTGGTACCCGTCTCGCCGGATAACTTAACAGCTTACGTAGAGGCCACCAGCAAAGAAATTGAAAACATGCACTGGCATCTCCACGAATTTATTATTACTTTGGTAAGCAATCTGCCGCAGCCAGAAGAGAAATAAATTAGAATGGTTTATTTTCTTAAACTTACTTTTTCTTTATAGCAATAGTAAAAATTGTGCTTTCAAATATATCTTTTACCTAAATTAACGCTTACTAAGCCTTGAAACTTCCCAAAAACAATAACCATTATAATCAAAAAACATGAAGAAATTTTTAAACCTATGGGTGTTAGCTTTTTTTATCGTTAGCTGTACTACCGCCAACAAAGGAAGTAAAGATGATAAAAAGGGCTGGATAAGTCTGTTCGATGGCTCTACTCTTAATGGTTGGCGGGCCGCCGAAAACCCCAGTACTTTTAGCGTAGAGAATGGTAGTATAGTGGTACACGGACCGCGGGCCCACTTATTCTACGAAGGGCCGGTGCAAAATCACGAATTCAAAAACTTTATTTTTAAGGCTCAGGTAATGACCACTCCCGGCTCTAACTCGGGTATGTTTATTCATACGGCTTACCAGGAAAACGGCTGGCCCTCTAAAGGCTACGAAATACAGGTAAATAACTCCCACACCGATTGGCGCCGGACCGGAAGTTTGTACGCCGTGCAGGACGTGAAAGAACAAATTGTAAAAGACAATGAGTGGTACACCGAACAAATTGAGGTGCAAGGCAAACGCATTACCATAAAAATAAACGACCGGACTGTAGTAGATTATACCGAACCAGACAGTGTAGCCGTAAAAAATGCCGGGGGTAAAATGCTTTCCAGTGGTACGGTAGCCTTGCAAGGCCACGACCCAGACAGTAAGGTTTATTTTAAAGATGTAATGATTAAGCCTTTACCCTAGCAAATAAATTTTTACTTTATTAACCAATAAGTGTTCTTTCGCTTTTAATTGGTAAACGATTGTAAATAAGAAAAGCGGCAAATGGCCGCTTTTCTTATTTACAATCGTTTATTTAACTTAAATTAAAAAATTAACACTTCAATTAAAACAACTTACTTTTACTTTCTTAAACATTCAATTTAAATAAGCATTTTGCTTTTTATGTTTCCTAATCTTTACACCAAACGGCTGGTACTCCGGCAAATAACCCAAGACGATATTGAACAAGTATTTAAAGGTTTATCCGACGAAAGAGTGGTGCAGTACTACGGTGTTTCTTATGATTCTTTGGCAGCTACCCAGGCGCAAATTAATTGGTATTATGCCTTGTATATACAGCAAACGGGTATTTGGTGGGGACTTTGTACCGCTAATAACCCCGAATTAATTGGGGCTTGTGGCATTAACAATATTTCGCGCCAGCACGGTAAGGCGCAGCTAGGTTTCTGGCTTTTGCCGGCTTATTGGAATCAAGGCTTAATGTACGAAGCCGTTGATGCCTGCCTCGATTTTGGGTTTAACGAACTACGCGTTCATCGTCTGGAAGCTTACGTAGAAACTTTAAATCACGCTTCGGTGGCTTTACTCCAAAAACTTCGCTTTCAGCACGAAGGTACCTTCCGGGAGTATGAGTACAAAAACGGAAGATATATTAACGTTGGCATCTACTCGCGACTTTGTACGGAGTAATTTGGCACAGATAGTAAGGCAAATAAATAGCTTCTTTCTCTCCATTTTTGAGCCTGATGCGTTAATTTAGGTGTATGATTAAAAAATTAATTTGGTTGTTCTTTCTGCTGTTTCCAGCAAAAATTTTCGCGCAAGCTTATTGGCAGCAAGAAGTAAACTATAAAATAAACGTAACCCTCAACGATCAAAAACATACTTTAACCGCCACCGAAGAATTAGAATATAGTAACCATTCGCCGGATCAGTTAACCTTTATTTACTTTCATTTATGGCCGAACGCTTACCAAAACAACCAAACAGCCCTGGGCAAGCAATTGCTTCGTTTAAAAAAATCAGATTTTTACTTTGCCGCGCCGGAAGAAAGAGGATACATTACTAATTTAGATTTTAAAGTTAATGGCCAGTCGGCTAAACTGGAATACGACGAACAAAATCCGGATATTGGCAAGCTTATTTTAAATGAGCCTTTGCTTTCCGGTCAGCGGGTTGTTATTACTACTCCGTTTACTGTAAAAATTCCGGGCTCTTTTTCGCGGTTCGGGCACTTAGGCCAATCCTACCAAATAACACAGTGGTTTCCGAAACCAGCGGTTTACGATAAAAAAGGCTGGCACCCCATGCCCTACTTAGACCAGGGCGAGTTTTACAGTGAGTTTGGCAAATTTGAGGTAGCGATTACCTTACCCGCTAATTACATTGTGGGGGCTACGGGTGTATTGCAAAATTCCGAAGAACGGGCTCGGATGGATGCCCTAGCGGCAGAAACAGCCGCTAAAACTACTTTTACCGAGG
Proteins encoded in this region:
- a CDS encoding GNAT family N-acetyltransferase codes for the protein MFPNLYTKRLVLRQITQDDIEQVFKGLSDERVVQYYGVSYDSLAATQAQINWYYALYIQQTGIWWGLCTANNPELIGACGINNISRQHGKAQLGFWLLPAYWNQGLMYEAVDACLDFGFNELRVHRLEAYVETLNHASVALLQKLRFQHEGTFREYEYKNGRYINVGIYSRLCTE
- a CDS encoding cation diffusion facilitator family transporter — its product is MKPIEKFEFPAELVPLFQKAKRLEWLTLVYLAITIVVMVATMGNSQAMKTAWFEDMLSMTPSIAFLISARIIAKPANKEFPYGYHKAVSIAYLCSSLALFTVGSFLVIDSSLTLIEGDRPTIGTVVIFGHQIWLGYLMMIALVWGSVPAVFLGKAKLPLAKKLHSKNLYTDAEMQKADWMTGFAAILGITGIGMGWWWADAAAAAIISLDIIHDGYKNLKQSLFDLIDQVPKTVDNQKTDPIINHIEDFLKQKPWVKEAEIRLREDGHIYFGEAFVVPVSPDNLTAYVEATSKEIENMHWHLHEFIITLVSNLPQPEEK
- a CDS encoding 3-keto-disaccharide hydrolase gives rise to the protein MKKFLNLWVLAFFIVSCTTANKGSKDDKKGWISLFDGSTLNGWRAAENPSTFSVENGSIVVHGPRAHLFYEGPVQNHEFKNFIFKAQVMTTPGSNSGMFIHTAYQENGWPSKGYEIQVNNSHTDWRRTGSLYAVQDVKEQIVKDNEWYTEQIEVQGKRITIKINDRTVVDYTEPDSVAVKNAGGKMLSSGTVALQGHDPDSKVYFKDVMIKPLP